One genomic window of Cellulophaga sp. Hel_I_12 includes the following:
- a CDS encoding tRNA-(ms[2]io[6]A)-hydroxylase, with protein sequence MLGLKLPTDPRWVNIVEKNIDEILIDHAYCEQKAASTAVSLIVSFPEYTDLVQEMIALVREEMGHFKMVHDRILDRGQVLGRDRKDLYVIELLKFFPKGGSRTTQLVHRLLYAALIEARSCERFRLLSEELQDKELAEFYHKLMISEAGHYTMFLKFARQYGDRQEVDQKWNDLLQYEATIMKNLGTTGSIHG encoded by the coding sequence ATGTTAGGCTTAAAATTACCAACAGACCCAAGATGGGTAAATATTGTAGAAAAAAATATTGATGAAATACTAATTGACCATGCCTATTGTGAGCAAAAAGCAGCTTCCACAGCTGTTTCTTTAATTGTTTCTTTTCCTGAATATACTGATTTGGTGCAAGAAATGATAGCACTAGTTCGTGAAGAAATGGGTCATTTTAAAATGGTTCATGACCGCATTCTTGACCGTGGACAAGTCTTGGGCAGAGACCGCAAAGATTTGTATGTTATTGAGTTATTAAAATTCTTTCCAAAAGGAGGAAGTAGAACTACACAGCTGGTTCATCGGCTTTTATACGCAGCCCTCATTGAGGCTAGAAGCTGTGAACGCTTTAGGCTACTTTCGGAAGAATTACAAGATAAAGAACTAGCCGAATTTTACCATAAATTAATGATTAGCGAAGCTGGCCACTACACTATGTTTTTGAAATTTGCCAGACAATATGGTGATCGCCAAGAAGTAGATCAAAAATGGAATGACTTACTGCAATACGAAGCTACGATCATGAAAAATTTAGGTACAACAGGAAGTATTCATGGATAA
- a CDS encoding Ppx/GppA phosphatase family protein yields the protein MKVRKFAAIDIGSNAIRLLTHNIIEEKNKVTQFRKSALVRVPVRLGEDSFTVGEISERNANRIVDTMKAFKLLMDVAGVENYMACATSAMREANNGLEIIQRVQDEAGIQIDLIDGKKEAAIIASTDLKQLMQKDKSYLYIDVGGGSTEFTLFTEGKIKISKSFKLGTVRLLNNMVGEGTWQKLEDWIKEHVKNVPNIAIIGSGGNINKLHKISGRKEGESLSYLWLKAQYAFLESLTYEERISELGLNPDRADVIIPATKIFLQAAKWSGSKIIHVPKIGLSDGIIKTLYYAGK from the coding sequence TTGAAAGTAAGAAAATTTGCGGCTATTGATATTGGTTCTAATGCCATTCGATTACTGACCCATAATATTATTGAAGAAAAAAACAAAGTAACGCAATTTAGAAAAAGTGCTTTGGTAAGGGTGCCCGTTCGTTTAGGAGAAGATTCTTTTACGGTTGGTGAAATATCCGAAAGAAACGCGAATAGAATTGTGGACACCATGAAAGCCTTTAAACTTTTAATGGATGTTGCAGGTGTTGAAAATTATATGGCCTGTGCCACATCAGCTATGCGTGAGGCGAATAACGGACTAGAAATTATTCAACGAGTTCAAGATGAAGCCGGCATCCAAATAGATTTAATTGATGGTAAAAAAGAGGCTGCTATCATTGCGTCAACCGATTTAAAGCAACTGATGCAAAAAGACAAATCGTACTTATATATTGATGTAGGAGGAGGTAGCACAGAATTTACACTTTTTACGGAAGGAAAAATTAAAATATCAAAATCCTTTAAACTGGGAACTGTTCGTTTGCTAAATAACATGGTCGGCGAGGGTACTTGGCAAAAATTAGAAGATTGGATTAAGGAACACGTCAAAAACGTCCCCAATATTGCTATCATAGGCTCAGGGGGTAATATCAATAAATTGCATAAAATTTCAGGCCGTAAAGAAGGCGAGTCACTTTCTTATTTATGGTTAAAAGCGCAATACGCTTTTTTAGAAAGCTTAACCTATGAGGAGCGAATTTCAGAGTTAGGTTTAAATCCTGATCGCGCAGACGTTATCATTCCAGCGACAAAGATATTTTTACAAGCAGCAAAATGGAGTGGTTCAAAAATAATTCACGTACCAAAAATTGGACTATCAGATGGGATTATTAAAACCTTGTATTATGCCGGCAAATAA
- a CDS encoding histidine phosphatase family protein — translation MKTLILMRHGKSSWDYAVDDADRPLQERGITDAYLVAHKFNQLQLPIDACYSSPANRALHTAMITSKVLNLPLHKFYVTKELYDFSGNSVVEFVKKLDDKLNTVLIFGHNHAFTEIVNKWGHKTIDNLPTAGLVVLNFEHDNWGTIANGKTKTVIVPKQLR, via the coding sequence ATGAAAACACTAATTTTAATGCGACATGGAAAATCTTCTTGGGATTATGCTGTGGATGACGCCGACAGACCCTTGCAAGAAAGGGGAATTACCGACGCCTATTTAGTGGCACATAAGTTTAATCAACTTCAACTGCCTATTGATGCCTGTTATTCTAGCCCTGCAAATCGCGCATTACATACTGCAATGATTACTAGCAAAGTATTAAACTTGCCACTTCATAAATTTTATGTTACAAAGGAGCTCTACGATTTTTCAGGAAATTCAGTGGTGGAATTTGTAAAAAAATTAGATGATAAATTAAATACCGTGCTTATATTTGGTCACAATCACGCTTTTACTGAAATTGTGAATAAATGGGGTCATAAAACCATCGATAATCTGCCTACAGCAGGTTTAGTGGTATTAAATTTTGAACATGATAATTGGGGGACAATTGCTAACGGGAAAACCAAAACAGTGATAGTTCCAAAACAACTTAGATAA
- the ppk1 gene encoding polyphosphate kinase 1 — translation MINTKNKYINREISWLQFNKRVLQESADKKVPLIERLRFLGIFSNNLDEFFKVRYATVKRIVDAGKTGKSVLGGEIAKDLLEEITNTVIKQQTESLKILKEIENELETKNIHIIKEDELNTSQAQFVKNYFINQVSPVLMTIILNDLREFPNLKDTAAYLAIKMVLKGENNQTRGENKYALIEIPKGIDRFVELPKEGENSYIILLDDLIRYCLANIFNMFEYTSISAHMIKITRDAELDMDNDLSKSFIEKLSSSVEHRKISDPVRFVYDKSISKDTLNFLKEKMLIEDTDSVIPGGRYHNRRDYMNFPSLGRQDLLYDKIKPLPVKGLSLESSIFESITKKDYLQYTPYHTFSYIIKFLREAALDPKVRAIKITVYRLANNSQVAASLINAVKNGKQVTVQIELQARFDEQANIEYAEQLQAEGVKLKFGVPGLKVHSKICLIEREEGADIKRYGFISTGNFNESTARIYTDFTLFTANENILKELNKVFDFFETTYKINKYKHLIVSPHYTKNVFKKLIDTEIANAKAGKEAYIKIKMNSFTSYKMVDKLYAASRAGVKIQLIIRGICCLIPGVKGMSENIEAISVVDKFLEHPRQFIFANNGKPKIYISSADWMTRNIDYRVEVGCPIYDEDIKQELIDTFEISWSDNLKARLFCENQDNAYRKIKGPEVRSQFALYEYYKAKLES, via the coding sequence ATGATTAATACTAAAAATAAATACATAAATAGAGAAATTAGCTGGTTACAGTTTAATAAGAGAGTGCTTCAAGAAAGTGCGGATAAAAAGGTTCCATTAATTGAGAGACTTCGTTTTTTAGGTATTTTTTCTAACAATTTAGATGAATTTTTCAAAGTACGTTACGCTACTGTAAAGCGAATTGTGGATGCTGGTAAAACGGGTAAAAGTGTTTTAGGCGGTGAGATTGCTAAAGATCTATTGGAAGAAATAACCAACACCGTAATAAAACAACAAACGGAAAGTTTAAAGATTTTGAAAGAAATTGAAAACGAACTTGAAACTAAAAATATTCATATCATTAAGGAAGATGAACTAAATACGTCTCAAGCGCAATTTGTAAAGAATTACTTCATTAATCAAGTGAGTCCTGTTTTAATGACGATTATTTTAAACGATTTGAGAGAGTTTCCCAATTTAAAGGACACTGCGGCTTATTTAGCTATAAAAATGGTTTTAAAAGGTGAAAATAATCAAACTAGGGGAGAGAACAAATATGCCTTAATTGAAATTCCAAAGGGAATTGATCGTTTTGTAGAATTGCCAAAAGAAGGAGAAAATAGCTACATTATTCTTTTAGATGACTTAATTCGTTATTGCCTTGCAAACATATTTAATATGTTTGAGTACACGTCTATTTCGGCTCACATGATTAAAATTACGCGTGATGCAGAGCTTGATATGGACAACGATTTAAGTAAAAGTTTTATCGAAAAGTTATCTTCTAGTGTAGAACATCGAAAAATAAGTGATCCCGTTCGTTTTGTGTATGATAAAAGTATCTCTAAAGACACGCTTAATTTTCTGAAAGAAAAAATGCTAATCGAAGATACGGATAGTGTTATTCCTGGAGGTAGGTATCATAATAGGCGTGATTACATGAATTTTCCTAGCTTAGGCCGACAAGATTTATTGTACGACAAAATTAAACCCTTACCTGTTAAAGGCTTGAGTTTAGAGAGTAGTATTTTTGAAAGTATCACCAAGAAAGATTACTTACAATATACACCCTATCATACATTTTCGTATATCATTAAATTTCTAAGAGAAGCTGCATTAGATCCTAAAGTACGTGCTATAAAAATTACCGTATACCGTTTGGCAAATAACTCTCAGGTTGCAGCTTCCTTAATTAATGCTGTAAAAAATGGGAAGCAGGTAACGGTTCAGATAGAACTTCAAGCGCGTTTTGACGAACAAGCGAATATTGAGTATGCCGAACAATTACAAGCCGAGGGAGTTAAACTTAAATTTGGAGTACCAGGCTTAAAAGTACATAGTAAAATTTGTTTAATTGAGCGTGAAGAGGGAGCGGATATTAAGCGATACGGTTTTATTAGTACTGGAAACTTTAACGAGTCTACGGCACGAATCTATACCGATTTTACCCTGTTTACGGCAAATGAAAATATTTTAAAGGAGTTAAATAAGGTATTCGACTTTTTTGAAACAACTTATAAAATCAACAAATACAAACATTTAATTGTATCACCGCATTATACAAAAAATGTATTTAAAAAATTGATCGACACAGAAATAGCGAATGCAAAAGCAGGTAAGGAAGCTTATATAAAAATTAAGATGAATAGCTTTACTTCTTATAAAATGGTAGATAAGCTATATGCTGCAAGTAGGGCTGGAGTAAAAATACAATTGATCATTAGAGGTATCTGTTGTTTAATTCCAGGCGTGAAAGGAATGAGTGAAAATATTGAAGCGATTAGTGTTGTAGATAAATTTTTAGAACATCCACGTCAATTTATTTTCGCTAACAATGGAAAGCCAAAGATTTATATTTCTTCTGCCGATTGGATGACGCGGAACATCGACTATCGCGTAGAAGTAGGTTGTCCTATTTACGATGAAGATATAAAGCAAGAATTGATAGATACTTTTGAGATTTCATGGAGTGATAATTTAAAAGCTAGACTTTTTTGTGAAAATCAAGATAATGCCTACCGTAAAATCAAAGGGCCAGAAGTAAGGTCACAATTTGCATTATACGAATATTACAAAGCTAAATTAGAATCTTAA
- a CDS encoding L-serine ammonia-lyase, translating into MESISTFDMLKIGVGPSSSHTLGPWRAAEKWIKELEAAQLFDDVTRIKIYIYGSLSLTGKGHATDYAIMLGLSGQDPEYIPIENIGLIVSRIKEEKQLEFNGKKTIPFNPEEDIVFKREFLPFHANGMMFEATLNSGKKKKATFYSIGGGFVVKEERKRAKKNIELFKTFPYPATSGLELLALCELENKSIADIVLENERSLRTDQEIDRELHRIWDTMLECMYTGCHTEGTLPGGLHVRRRAFDMHQKLKENNPYENPEQWLASIRKTEVKFRQILQWVSCFALAVNEVNASLGRVVTAPTNGSAGVIPAVLMYYLVIENHDANFEHIKKFLLTSGEIGSLFKKGATISAAMGGCQAEIGVSSAMAAGALTELLGGSPEQVLMAAEIAMEHHLGLTCDPIGGLVQIPCIERNSMGAIKAINAAELALGSDPKDAKVPFDKVVKTMWETAKDMSSKYKETSEGGLAVGVFLSDC; encoded by the coding sequence ATGGAGTCGATAAGTACTTTTGATATGCTTAAAATTGGTGTGGGACCTTCGAGTTCGCACACCTTAGGACCATGGCGAGCAGCAGAAAAATGGATCAAGGAACTGGAAGCAGCACAATTATTTGATGATGTTACACGTATAAAAATTTATATTTATGGCTCCTTGTCGTTAACAGGAAAAGGTCACGCAACAGATTATGCCATCATGTTAGGTTTGTCTGGTCAAGATCCTGAATACATCCCTATTGAAAATATTGGTCTCATAGTTTCGAGAATAAAGGAGGAAAAACAACTTGAGTTTAATGGTAAAAAAACCATTCCCTTTAATCCAGAAGAAGACATTGTTTTTAAAAGAGAATTTTTGCCCTTTCATGCGAACGGAATGATGTTTGAAGCGACCTTAAATTCTGGGAAAAAGAAGAAAGCGACCTTTTACTCAATCGGTGGTGGTTTTGTGGTCAAAGAGGAACGAAAAAGAGCTAAGAAAAATATTGAATTGTTTAAAACATTTCCGTATCCGGCAACTTCAGGGCTAGAATTACTAGCCCTGTGTGAACTTGAAAACAAGTCTATCGCTGACATTGTCCTTGAAAATGAACGTTCCTTGAGAACAGACCAAGAAATAGATCGCGAATTACATCGCATATGGGATACTATGTTAGAGTGTATGTACACAGGTTGCCATACGGAGGGAACTTTGCCCGGTGGACTTCATGTACGCAGGCGCGCTTTTGATATGCATCAAAAATTAAAAGAAAATAATCCGTATGAAAACCCAGAACAATGGTTAGCTTCCATACGAAAAACAGAAGTTAAATTTAGGCAAATTTTACAATGGGTAAGTTGTTTTGCATTAGCTGTTAATGAAGTTAATGCTTCTTTGGGGCGTGTGGTTACGGCACCTACGAATGGTAGTGCTGGTGTTATCCCCGCGGTATTAATGTATTATTTGGTTATTGAAAACCATGATGCAAATTTTGAGCACATTAAAAAATTCTTGTTGACGTCTGGAGAAATTGGCAGTCTCTTCAAAAAGGGAGCTACCATTTCCGCAGCGATGGGTGGTTGCCAAGCAGAGATCGGTGTTTCTTCCGCTATGGCAGCGGGTGCACTTACAGAATTATTAGGCGGCTCTCCTGAACAAGTGCTTATGGCGGCTGAAATTGCCATGGAACACCACCTAGGTTTAACCTGTGATCCTATTGGCGGACTCGTTCAAATTCCTTGTATTGAACGCAATTCTATGGGTGCCATAAAGGCCATTAATGCGGCAGAACTAGCTTTAGGCTCTGACCCGAAAGATGCTAAAGTACCTTTTGATAAGGTGGTAAAAACCATGTGGGAAACCGCAAAAGATATGAGCTCCAAATACAAAGAAACATCAGAAGGCGGGTTGGCTGTAGGGGTGTTTTTAAGTGACTGCTAA
- a CDS encoding ATP-dependent RecD-like DNA helicase: MKALTPETFNVLLKEKFPHEPTHRQNRALEELSNYILTKEKDTIFLLKGFAGTGKTTIIGTIVANLWHTTMKTVLMAPTGRAAKVMSNYANTQAFTIHRKIYFPKKQSGGGVHFVLAPNKHRNTLFIVDEASMIPDTPADSKLFENGSLLDDLIQFVYAGHGCKLILIGDTAQLPPVKLELSPALDEGRLSLNYNKEVKLLELDEVVRQAQDSGILYNATNLREQLQGEFYDDFKFDVAPFKDIVRLIEGNEILEAIEESYSVNGKEETAFIVRSNKRANLYNENIRKRILNLENDISVGDYMMVVKNNYFWLKPNSEAGFIANGDIIEVLEIFSIKEIYTFKFAEVKVKMVDYPKQEAFETVLLLDTITAEAPSLPYEDGNRLYQEVMKDYENETSKYKKFMAVKNNPFFNALQVKFSYAITCHKSQGGQWDTVFVEQPYMPNGLDKENMRWLYTAVTRAKNKLYLIGFKKDFFLE; this comes from the coding sequence ATGAAAGCTTTAACTCCAGAAACATTTAATGTCCTATTAAAAGAGAAATTTCCTCATGAACCCACCCACCGACAAAACAGGGCTTTGGAGGAATTATCGAACTATATTTTAACCAAAGAAAAGGATACTATTTTTTTATTGAAGGGCTTTGCAGGTACAGGGAAAACAACCATAATTGGTACTATCGTTGCCAATTTATGGCATACCACGATGAAAACTGTATTGATGGCACCCACAGGTAGGGCAGCAAAAGTGATGTCGAATTACGCAAATACACAAGCTTTTACCATACACAGGAAAATTTATTTTCCTAAAAAGCAGAGTGGAGGCGGCGTACACTTTGTTTTGGCGCCAAACAAACATAGAAACACCTTATTTATTGTAGATGAAGCCTCTATGATTCCAGATACACCAGCTGATTCTAAACTATTTGAAAACGGATCCCTTCTTGATGATTTAATTCAGTTTGTATACGCGGGTCATGGGTGTAAACTCATATTAATAGGCGATACAGCGCAGTTACCACCCGTTAAGTTAGAGTTGAGCCCCGCTTTAGATGAAGGAAGATTGAGTTTGAATTATAATAAAGAGGTAAAATTGTTAGAATTAGATGAAGTAGTGCGGCAAGCCCAAGACTCAGGAATTTTATACAATGCCACTAATTTAAGGGAGCAACTGCAAGGAGAATTTTATGATGATTTTAAATTCGACGTGGCACCTTTTAAAGACATCGTTCGCTTGATCGAAGGGAATGAAATTTTAGAAGCTATAGAAGAATCGTATTCCGTTAACGGGAAAGAAGAAACCGCTTTTATTGTGCGCTCCAATAAAAGAGCGAACCTGTACAATGAAAATATTCGAAAACGGATCCTAAACTTAGAAAATGATATTTCGGTAGGGGATTATATGATGGTGGTTAAAAATAATTATTTCTGGCTGAAACCAAACTCCGAAGCTGGTTTTATTGCCAATGGCGATATTATTGAAGTGCTTGAAATTTTTAGTATCAAAGAAATATATACGTTTAAATTCGCCGAAGTCAAAGTAAAAATGGTCGACTATCCAAAGCAAGAGGCTTTCGAAACAGTGCTGCTTTTAGATACCATTACTGCAGAAGCGCCTTCGTTACCTTATGAAGACGGCAACAGATTATATCAAGAGGTCATGAAAGATTACGAGAATGAAACCTCAAAATATAAAAAATTTATGGCTGTAAAAAACAATCCTTTTTTCAATGCCCTACAAGTGAAGTTCTCTTATGCCATTACCTGTCATAAATCACAAGGGGGTCAGTGGGATACCGTTTTTGTAGAACAACCCTACATGCCTAACGGATTGGATAAAGAAAATATGCGCTGGTTGTATACAGCGGTAACAAGAGCTAAAAATAAGTTATATTTGATTGGTTTTAAGAAAGATTTTTTTCTGGAGTAA
- a CDS encoding 3-methyl-2-oxobutanoate hydroxymethyltransferase, translating to MRYVWVLCILFSCFTIAQQKEKDAVKASIELFFEGFHAQDSMMIKSVLALETVMQRIGEDAVGKAIVVPQKIGAFLKSIVSIPKTTTFQEKIMSYNIQIDGNMANAWTPYEFWRNDTFSHCGVNSFQLFKDQETWKIIYIVDTRRKENCSK from the coding sequence ATGCGATATGTTTGGGTTTTATGTATTTTATTTAGCTGTTTTACCATAGCACAACAAAAAGAAAAGGATGCTGTTAAGGCTAGTATAGAACTTTTTTTTGAAGGTTTTCATGCGCAAGATTCAATGATGATAAAAAGTGTTTTAGCCCTAGAAACGGTCATGCAAAGAATAGGAGAAGATGCGGTGGGTAAGGCTATTGTAGTACCTCAAAAGATAGGTGCATTTTTAAAATCGATCGTCAGCATTCCTAAAACAACAACATTTCAAGAGAAAATAATGTCGTATAATATTCAAATTGACGGGAATATGGCGAATGCTTGGACACCTTATGAATTTTGGCGGAATGATACTTTTAGTCATTGTGGGGTAAACTCCTTCCAATTATTTAAGGATCAAGAAACCTGGAAAATAATTTATATTGTCGATACGCGGAGAAAAGAAAACTGCAGTAAATAA
- a CDS encoding RsmD family RNA methyltransferase, giving the protein MRIISGIHKGRRITAPKKLPVRPTTDMAKEGLFNILNNSYYFADIKVLDLFSGTGNVAYEFGSRGCTSITCVDEDQGCINFIMKTTETLALPITAIKSDVFSFLQKTKQASDIVFADPPYDLTVEDFSQIPVLVFEHSLLLENGLLIIEHSKHTDLSMLPHFTKQRKYGGSVFSFFEAT; this is encoded by the coding sequence ATGAGAATTATATCTGGAATACATAAAGGAAGAAGAATTACAGCTCCAAAAAAATTACCTGTACGGCCCACTACCGATATGGCGAAAGAAGGCCTATTCAATATCTTAAACAATAGCTATTATTTTGCAGATATAAAAGTTTTAGACTTGTTTTCAGGCACCGGTAACGTGGCTTATGAATTTGGTTCTAGAGGTTGTACTAGCATAACTTGTGTAGACGAGGATCAAGGCTGTATTAACTTTATTATGAAAACCACGGAAACTTTAGCATTACCTATCACAGCCATAAAGAGTGATGTTTTTAGCTTTCTTCAAAAAACAAAGCAAGCGTCTGATATTGTATTCGCAGACCCACCCTATGATTTGACCGTAGAGGATTTTAGTCAAATACCTGTACTCGTATTTGAACATAGTTTGCTCTTAGAGAACGGTCTTTTGATTATAGAGCATTCGAAACATACCGATTTATCTATGTTACCCCATTTTACAAAGCAAAGAAAATACGGTGGGAGTGTTTTTAGTTTTTTTGAAGCTACCTAA
- a CDS encoding DUF3822 family protein, with the protein MTKRNETNIQNNSDLSYTKLSIQISLNGLSFCVLDAISNTIIKQESYSFSEELIPFQVLKNLKELLEKNEVTKMSFSDITIIHRNTLFSLVPKALFNEKELANYLKFNTKILANDHISFDEIANYDIVNVYVPFVNINNYIYELFGEFEYQHNGTVLIQSLLTNFDGGKEPVCYVHILENQIDITVIENKKLVLYNSFTYTTKEDFIYYILFVIEQLKLDSESLSLKLFGAIEEGDSLYNLCHTYVRNVAVFIPSNLSSMTGIHDHKSIDFTTLSAL; encoded by the coding sequence ATGACAAAAAGAAACGAAACTAATATTCAAAACAACTCTGATTTGAGTTATACAAAATTGTCCATTCAGATTAGTTTGAATGGACTTTCTTTTTGTGTCCTAGACGCAATTAGCAATACCATTATAAAGCAAGAGAGTTATAGCTTTTCAGAGGAATTAATTCCTTTTCAGGTTTTAAAAAACTTAAAAGAACTCCTAGAAAAAAACGAAGTAACGAAAATGTCATTTTCTGACATTACCATCATACATCGCAATACCTTGTTTAGTTTAGTTCCCAAAGCCTTATTTAACGAAAAAGAATTAGCCAACTATCTTAAATTCAATACTAAAATATTGGCGAACGACCATATTTCTTTTGACGAGATTGCTAATTACGATATTGTCAATGTGTATGTACCCTTTGTAAATATTAACAACTACATCTATGAACTTTTTGGTGAGTTTGAATACCAACACAATGGCACGGTCCTAATTCAAAGTTTACTGACTAATTTTGATGGTGGAAAGGAGCCAGTTTGTTATGTTCATATCCTTGAAAACCAAATAGATATCACAGTTATAGAAAACAAAAAATTAGTGCTGTACAATAGCTTTACATACACTACCAAAGAAGATTTTATTTATTATATCCTTTTCGTTATTGAACAATTAAAATTAGATTCAGAGAGCCTAAGTTTAAAACTTTTTGGAGCCATTGAAGAGGGCGATAGCCTTTATAATTTATGCCATACCTATGTTCGCAATGTGGCTGTTTTTATCCCATCAAATCTTTCTTCTATGACTGGAATACATGACCACAAGAGCATAGATTTTACAACATTAAGTGCACTCTAA
- a CDS encoding Xaa-Pro dipeptidyl-peptidase encodes MRIKKSLSIPFKIISTSFIALLSIAGVAQSDKIQPIFENGEAQVVAAFDTPDTWVRHDLWVETSFDTDGDGKLDRMHVDVTRPVQTDSEGLKLPVIYATSPYYAGTAGNVEGLFWNVKHELGEKAEPRTQVEVVRRGERPIISNSEVKNWVPRGYIVVHSSSPGTGLSQGAPTVGGENESLAPKAVIDWLCGRGKGYTTPDGDEEVTAYWSTGKVGMTGTSYNGTLPLAAATTGVEGLEAIIPIAPNTSYYHYYRSNGLVRSPGGYLGEDIDVLYDFIHSGDESKRAYNNKTVRDTEMANGMDRESGDYNEFWAGRDYLNQMGPMKAALLMSHGFNDWNVMPEHSYSIYKAAKEQKIPSQIYYHQNGHGGPPPMSMMNRWFTRYLHGVDNGVENDKRAWIVRENDEQSNPTAYDEYPNPDAAPVTLYVKNGAPNFGKLTTTVNKNNNPETIFDDYTVPANTMAQTGSSKNRLLFLTPILKNSLHISGVAQLSVKLALSKPAANFSVYLVSLPWNTDKDAKITDNIITRGWADPQNYTSISESEPLEPGNFYDLSFELQPDDQIIAPGQQIGLLIFSSDSEFTLLPEPGTALTIDTNNTQLTLPIVGGLKAFENATKD; translated from the coding sequence ATGCGTATAAAAAAGAGTCTTTCCATACCATTTAAAATTATCAGTACAAGCTTTATAGCCTTACTATCCATTGCTGGTGTAGCGCAATCCGATAAAATTCAACCTATTTTTGAAAACGGCGAAGCACAAGTTGTTGCGGCTTTCGATACGCCCGACACTTGGGTGCGTCATGACCTTTGGGTGGAAACAAGTTTTGATACCGACGGCGATGGCAAACTAGATCGAATGCACGTAGATGTTACACGTCCTGTACAAACAGATTCTGAAGGTTTAAAACTCCCTGTAATTTATGCTACTAGCCCTTATTATGCCGGTACAGCAGGAAATGTAGAGGGCCTTTTTTGGAACGTAAAGCATGAGCTAGGAGAGAAAGCCGAGCCACGTACCCAAGTTGAAGTAGTTCGCAGAGGAGAACGCCCAATTATTTCGAACTCTGAAGTCAAAAATTGGGTGCCTAGAGGCTATATTGTAGTACATTCGTCTTCTCCCGGAACGGGACTTTCACAAGGTGCACCAACCGTTGGTGGCGAAAATGAATCTCTTGCACCTAAAGCCGTAATTGATTGGCTTTGTGGTCGCGGTAAAGGCTATACCACTCCAGACGGTGATGAAGAAGTGACTGCGTATTGGTCTACAGGAAAAGTGGGCATGACAGGAACATCTTATAACGGTACGCTTCCCTTGGCTGCTGCTACTACCGGAGTTGAAGGTTTAGAAGCTATTATCCCAATTGCACCGAATACCTCCTATTACCATTATTATCGTTCCAACGGATTGGTGCGTAGTCCTGGTGGCTATTTAGGTGAAGATATCGATGTATTATATGATTTTATTCACAGTGGAGACGAAAGTAAACGCGCTTACAATAATAAAACCGTTCGGGATACCGAAATGGCTAATGGCATGGACCGAGAGTCCGGTGATTATAATGAATTTTGGGCCGGCCGTGATTATTTGAATCAAATGGGGCCCATGAAAGCAGCCCTCTTAATGTCGCACGGGTTCAACGATTGGAATGTGATGCCAGAGCATAGCTATAGCATTTATAAAGCTGCTAAAGAACAAAAAATTCCGTCACAAATCTATTACCACCAAAATGGTCATGGAGGACCGCCACCAATGAGCATGATGAATCGTTGGTTTACCCGCTATTTACATGGGGTAGATAATGGCGTAGAAAATGATAAAAGAGCTTGGATCGTACGTGAAAATGACGAACAAAGCAACCCAACGGCCTACGATGAATATCCGAACCCAGACGCTGCCCCTGTTACTTTATATGTAAAAAATGGAGCTCCAAATTTTGGAAAACTGACGACCACTGTCAATAAAAATAATAATCCAGAAACTATTTTTGACGATTATACTGTTCCTGCAAACACCATGGCCCAAACAGGAAGTTCAAAAAACAGACTTTTGTTTTTAACGCCAATACTCAAAAATTCTTTGCATATTTCTGGTGTTGCTCAACTAAGTGTAAAGTTGGCGCTTAGCAAGCCCGCTGCTAACTTTTCTGTGTATCTCGTTTCATTGCCCTGGAATACTGATAAGGATGCTAAAATAACTGATAATATCATCACACGTGGTTGGGCGGATCCTCAAAATTACACCTCTATTTCCGAAAGTGAACCTTTAGAACCTGGTAATTTTTATGATCTTTCTTTTGAATTACAACCTGATGATCAGATTATTGCACCGGGTCAACAGATTGGGCTCTTAATTTTTTCTAGCGATAGTGAGTTTACGCTATTACCAGAACCAGGTACAGCACTGACCATCGATACCAACAATACGCAATTAACGCTTCCTATTGTAGGAGGTTTAAAAGCTTTTGAAAACGCTACGAAAGATTAA